The following proteins come from a genomic window of Gimesia chilikensis:
- a CDS encoding macro domain-containing protein produces MTEINYLQGDATQPQSKGNKIIAHVCNDLGGWGKGFVLAISKRWPEPEAEYRLWHRERAKNSFGLGEVQFVNVEKYIWIANMIGQRGMKTGSKGPPVRYPAIEQCLATVADKAGELSASVHMPRIGCGLAGGKWNQIEPLIQHTLCAAGIEVFVYDFG; encoded by the coding sequence GTGACCGAAATCAATTACCTGCAGGGAGATGCCACCCAGCCGCAATCGAAGGGCAACAAGATCATTGCGCACGTCTGCAATGATCTGGGCGGCTGGGGCAAAGGCTTCGTACTGGCGATCAGCAAACGCTGGCCGGAACCCGAAGCCGAATACCGCCTGTGGCACCGTGAACGCGCCAAGAATAGTTTCGGCCTGGGCGAAGTGCAGTTTGTGAACGTCGAGAAATACATCTGGATCGCTAATATGATCGGTCAGCGCGGCATGAAGACCGGCAGTAAAGGTCCCCCGGTCCGCTATCCAGCCATTGAACAGTGCCTGGCGACAGTCGCCGACAAAGCGGGAGAACTCTCCGCCTCCGTCCACATGCCCCGCATCGGCTGCGGCCTGGCCGGCGGCAAGTGGAATCAGATCGAACCCCTGATTCAGCACACCCTCTGCGCCGCCGGAATCGAAGTCTTCGTCTATGATTTCGGTTAA
- a CDS encoding substrate-binding periplasmic protein encodes MNGCRLSTAAGLMLLAMCLTACQKSTPAPQQEEPGITAETEIIPEPDAGSEKQQLNVAISTDIAPYVMQNATTGIEVDIATRALPDYKLNFIQMPYAKLQAAVAEDQADLALGVQQFKDVEGIFYSDNFIDFINAAITKKSAKLKIEKVADLADHKVLTWQDAYRELGPEFEKLFSPDSPQRKNYVEVADQGQQVKQFWEDKAAVIVIDKAIFNAISQATGHKLEEVEYHAIFSETTYFKANFEEPSVRDAFNAGLQKLCQSGEYAKLLKKYNIDLPGTICDQKSKP; translated from the coding sequence ATGAATGGATGCCGACTGTCTACTGCCGCTGGTCTGATGCTGCTCGCGATGTGCCTGACCGCCTGTCAAAAATCAACGCCTGCGCCCCAGCAGGAAGAGCCCGGGATTACCGCCGAGACAGAAATTATCCCCGAACCCGATGCGGGCTCGGAAAAACAGCAGTTGAATGTTGCCATCAGTACGGACATCGCTCCTTACGTGATGCAGAACGCCACAACAGGCATCGAGGTCGATATCGCCACCCGGGCCCTGCCCGACTACAAGCTCAACTTCATTCAGATGCCTTATGCGAAACTGCAGGCCGCGGTCGCCGAAGATCAGGCCGATCTCGCTTTGGGCGTACAGCAGTTCAAAGACGTGGAAGGCATTTTCTACTCCGATAATTTCATCGACTTCATCAACGCCGCCATCACCAAAAAATCAGCGAAGCTCAAAATCGAAAAGGTCGCCGATCTGGCCGATCACAAGGTTCTCACCTGGCAGGATGCGTACCGCGAACTCGGGCCGGAATTCGAAAAGCTGTTCTCTCCAGATTCTCCGCAGCGCAAGAACTACGTCGAAGTCGCCGACCAGGGTCAGCAGGTTAAACAGTTCTGGGAAGACAAAGCCGCTGTCATCGTCATCGACAAGGCGATCTTCAACGCCATCAGTCAGGCCACCGGCCACAAGCTGGAAGAAGTCGAATACCATGCCATCTTCTCGGAAACCACTTACTTCAAAGCCAACTTCGAAGAACCCTCCGTGCGGGATGCCTTCAACGCCGGCCTGCAGAAACTCTGTCAGAGCGGAGAATACGCGAAACTGCTCAAAAAGTATAACATCGACCTGCCCGGCACCATCTGTGACCAGAAATCGAAACCGTGA
- a CDS encoding DUF6714 family protein: MSNPEEEAEIDATPENIRIRAWAKKDPNTEWVHQDWDMEVAQAKYADLILSLVEEDCPQSDFFVSCLYLLVGSYFTTNGKSISRNQIDELLSQGEQSKNQNVQHWVNRSRAFLLNPEKFGRNSWAEGGWALDEHIWRLPDEERVAIIEEITAAFHGVPRGEITLHEADVWDNYGSEEEAEQARSLDTDNCWEDIPETWIEECSSALPFLDPQSWRYYIPAYMIWTLKNYENSDSIASEWTVYTFCMLNRSKHEPDSKENDPERFQQLNQKQSAAVYLFLKYMGEHYLDAAEEAIQQYWKKFSPAE; encoded by the coding sequence ATGTCAAATCCTGAAGAGGAAGCAGAGATAGATGCCACTCCCGAAAACATACGGATACGGGCCTGGGCTAAAAAAGATCCTAATACTGAATGGGTTCATCAAGACTGGGACATGGAGGTAGCACAAGCGAAGTATGCAGACCTGATCTTATCGCTGGTCGAGGAAGACTGCCCTCAGAGTGATTTCTTTGTGAGCTGTCTGTATCTACTCGTTGGTTCGTACTTCACTACCAACGGGAAATCTATTTCGCGCAACCAGATCGATGAGTTACTGAGTCAGGGAGAGCAGAGCAAAAACCAGAACGTACAACACTGGGTAAATCGCTCCCGTGCCTTCCTATTGAACCCAGAAAAGTTTGGACGAAACAGCTGGGCAGAAGGGGGCTGGGCACTAGATGAGCATATCTGGCGCTTACCAGATGAGGAAAGAGTAGCCATCATCGAAGAAATTACAGCAGCCTTTCATGGAGTACCTCGGGGAGAGATCACGCTCCATGAAGCGGATGTATGGGACAATTATGGTTCTGAGGAAGAAGCAGAGCAGGCCCGCAGTCTGGACACTGATAACTGCTGGGAAGATATTCCGGAAACATGGATCGAAGAGTGTTCGAGTGCCCTGCCTTTTCTTGACCCGCAAAGCTGGCGATATTACATCCCGGCCTACATGATCTGGACACTGAAAAACTACGAGAACAGCGATTCCATCGCCTCCGAATGGACGGTTTATACCTTTTGTATGCTGAACCGCTCAAAGCATGAACCAGATTCAAAAGAGAATGACCCGGAACGCTTTCAGCAGCTCAATCAGAAACAGTCGGCAGCCGTGTATCTGTTTCTGAAGTATATGGGAGAGCATTATCTTGATGCTGCAGAGGAAGCAATCCAGCAATACTGGAAAAAGTTCTCCCCTGCTGAGTAA